A single window of Metallosphaera hakonensis JCM 8857 = DSM 7519 DNA harbors:
- a CDS encoding CPBP family intramembrane glutamic endopeptidase — MRVVSILSYVLVFVAVDFLVSFLTYPLVMRSVPATRIEYFMSSIIFSELSGFLTFFYLIKRRGITLREIGFTNTRSPLPFMLTLIIALAYSGLELQIPSVGEYAFQLNDLKVIAVLTAVVAGFVEEIVFRGFVVTLTREKGVLRSTLLSACLFGLAHLEWGFGGVLGTFLLGLGMAYVMYSGRSVIPCIIGHMLIDGLTEPGLAITFLHI, encoded by the coding sequence ATGCGAGTTGTTTCAATCCTCAGCTACGTTTTAGTTTTCGTCGCGGTGGATTTTCTGGTCTCTTTTCTCACCTACCCTCTGGTCATGAGATCTGTTCCCGCCACCAGGATCGAGTACTTCATGTCCTCCATTATCTTCAGTGAACTCTCTGGATTCCTGACGTTCTTTTACCTCATCAAGAGGCGTGGTATAACCCTAAGGGAGATTGGATTCACGAATACGAGATCTCCCCTTCCCTTCATGTTAACCCTGATTATAGCATTGGCTTATTCTGGTCTTGAGTTACAGATCCCATCTGTAGGTGAATACGCCTTCCAATTGAACGACCTGAAGGTAATCGCGGTCCTCACTGCTGTGGTGGCTGGCTTTGTTGAGGAGATAGTCTTCAGGGGATTCGTGGTCACATTGACCAGAGAGAAGGGTGTCCTCAGGTCTACCCTACTCTCCGCGTGTCTGTTCGGCTTGGCGCATTTGGAATGGGGATTTGGAGGTGTCCTAGGCACCTTTCTCTTGGGGTTGGGAATGGCGTACGTGATGTATTCGGGTAGGAGTGTGATCCCGTGTATCATAGGGCATATGCTCATAGATGGCTTGACGGAGCCAGGCCTGGCCATCACCTTCCTGCACATCTGA